The genomic window GAGGAGGTCGACGAGATCGTCTATCCCGAGCGGCTGGGCGCTGCGGGCGCGAAGACGGCCCTGCTCGGCGGCGACTTCAACGTCGTCGCCGATCTCGCTGCGAACCTCCAGTTGACCGTCCTCGAGATTCGGGAGGGGTCGCCGGCGGTCGGCAAGCGGATGAGCGAACTCGAACTGCCCGAGTCCGCACGGATCTACGCCCACGGGCGCGCACGTGAGCCGCTGACGATCCCGCTGCCGGGCACCGAACTCGCGGTCGGCGACGAGGTCGCGGTCATCACCGAGACCGATCGCGCGTCCGCGGTTCGATCCGCGCTGTTGCCCGCAAGCGCCTGACTGTGCTTTCGACTCGGTCTTGTCGCTGCGCTCGAGCGAAGCCACTGGCGCTTCCGAAAGGGTAGAAAACCGGGAGCAGGCGCGCTGACGGCTGGGATGGGGGGAGGGGTGGGGAGACCGCCGCGCGCCTGTTCCTTTCGTCACACCGGGAACTAATAAAACCGCGTCAGACGATCGACGGACGAGAGTCAGACATCGCCGCCGGCGCGCTCCAGAACGCGGTTCAGGTCCCGTCCTCGAGACGGAAGACGAGCACGTTCTGGTGGACCATCGAGGGGACAAAGGAGAACGGGTAGCCGTAGACGTGGAGGTCCTTCGTCGGATCGTACCAGATCAGGTTCGCCGCGAGCGAGAGCGGTGCGGTCGACTCGATCGCCCGCGCGAGATCCGCCGAGAGGAACTCGTAGGACTGCTCGCGGTACATGTCGCCGATGAAGACGACGACGTGGCCGTCCGGCGCGACGGCCTCGGTGAATCGGTCGAACTTCGCGGCCATGTCGTCGAGCCACGCTTCTTTCGTTTGACGTTCGTCGGGCCCGTCGTCCGTCTCGAGACCGGCGTCGTCGGCGTCGGTGGCGGTACCAGCAGCACTATCGCCTTCGAGATCGCCACCGGCGGTCGCGGCCGCGGCCGCGCCGTCGAACGACCCCAACTTGCTCTCGCGGGTCTCGCGTTCGTTGCGCGTCTGCTCGAGTTCGTCCATGTGCCAGTAGGGGACGTCGGTCAGCAGGAGGTCGACGGAATCGTCGGGGACGTCCTCGATCAGGTCGGCGCAGTCCCCGTGTCGGAGTTCCTGTTCGGCCAGCGGCGGCTCGCCGCGGGCGCGGCGCTCGTCGTTTTCCTCCGCGAGGACTTCTCGGTAGATCTCGATCCACCGCTCGGTGCGCTCGAAGCCGATGGCCTCCCGGAGCCCGGTCCCCTCGTGTTCGCAGAAACTCGCGCCGAGCAAGGTCCCGCCGACGCCCGCGAAGGGGTCGAGGACGGTATCGCCGGCCTTGCTGAACCGGTCGATCAGGTCCGCACAGAGCCGCGGCGGTTTCTGGCCGCCGTGTTCGCTGCGCAGGTCGTGTTGGACCGCGGGCGGGTAGCTCTCGGCGATCACGGACTTCGTGGCGTACTTCCACTCCTTGCCCGTGAGGTCGTTGACCCGATTGCGCTCGTCGTAGACGCCGCGGCCCTCGACGTAGCGCTGGTGATCGGCCAACTCGTCGGTATCGATCACCTCGCCGTCCTCGACCGGGAGGGACTCCTCCCGCGCGCGGTTGGCGTCGAACGCGCCGTCCTCGTCCGTGAACAGGCGGCTCTGGCGGTGTCGATCCCCGTCGTCTGCCATACCTCGAGTGCTCACGGGAGTCGCTTAAACGCTTGTCTTCGTCCACCGCCGCTCGAGCCGGTGACGCGAGTGTTAGCGAGACCATTTGAACGTCCCGGCCCTACCTCGGGTATGAACATGCTCGTCGACGGCGAGTGGCGGACGGACGCGTACGAGTCGACCGGTGACGACGGCTCGTTCGAACGCCAGACGACGCCGTTCCGCGACGAAATCCGCGATGAGCCGAACGCTCGATTCCGACCCGAGGCGGGTCGGTATCACCTGTACGTCTCGCTGGCCTGCCCGTGGGCGCATCGAACG from Natrinema versiforme includes these protein-coding regions:
- a CDS encoding DNA methyltransferase, which codes for MADDGDRHRQSRLFTDEDGAFDANRAREESLPVEDGEVIDTDELADHQRYVEGRGVYDERNRVNDLTGKEWKYATKSVIAESYPPAVQHDLRSEHGGQKPPRLCADLIDRFSKAGDTVLDPFAGVGGTLLGASFCEHEGTGLREAIGFERTERWIEIYREVLAEENDERRARGEPPLAEQELRHGDCADLIEDVPDDSVDLLLTDVPYWHMDELEQTRNERETRESKLGSFDGAAAAATAGGDLEGDSAAGTATDADDAGLETDDGPDERQTKEAWLDDMAAKFDRFTEAVAPDGHVVVFIGDMYREQSYEFLSADLARAIESTAPLSLAANLIWYDPTKDLHVYGYPFSFVPSMVHQNVLVFRLEDGT
- a CDS encoding TrkA family potassium uptake protein yields the protein MRFVIVGYGRVGSRTATILAEEGHEVVIVDNDADRIERASDEGFETVRGDGADEDVLVDAEIGTADAIGAFTPDLNANFAACMVGTHHGCRTVLRIDEDYREDIYEKYAEEVDEIVYPERLGAAGAKTALLGGDFNVVADLAANLQLTVLEIREGSPAVGKRMSELELPESARIYAHGRAREPLTIPLPGTELAVGDEVAVITETDRASAVRSALLPASA